Proteins encoded together in one Xenopus laevis strain J_2021 chromosome 6L, Xenopus_laevis_v10.1, whole genome shotgun sequence window:
- the LOC121394788 gene encoding nuclear factor 7, ovary-like, producing the protein METETQMQKELRGEEKKDDDIIHVIATEKEELVGQIPDMEEMCNMCDRLCSLLAQESHGAALCGAEGAHNEGGTDGIMAPGLAHIVLGIKRQIYGQEATDLLLDINTAGNHLSVSGNRKSASYSPTELHYPQSPERFQEYAQTLSSRSFLSGRHYWEVEGSKSGEWRVGVAYPSIERGGRQSAIGNNNKSWCLYMEDNNRYSVVHDSRWTELPHVPSCRRIRIWLDYEAGRLSFYELSEPIRHLHTFTATFTEPLHAACLVGWAGTWLKIII; encoded by the coding sequence ATGGAGACAGAGACCCAGATGCAGAAGGAGCTCAGAGGAGAAGAGAAGAAAGATGATGATATTATCCATGTGATAGCGACAGAGAAGGAAGAGTTGGTCGGGCAGATCCCTGACATGGAGGAGATGTGTAACATGTGTGATAGATTGTGTTCCTTACTGGCacaggaatcacatggagctgcactgTGTGGGGCTGAGGGGGCACATAATGAGGGGGGCACAGATGGGATAATGGCCCCTGGATTGGCTCATATTGTGCTGGGTATAAAGAGACagatctatgggcaggaggctacagacctgttactggatataaacacagCTGGGAATCATTTATCTGTATCAGGgaacaggaaatctgcttcctactcaccaacagaactacattacccacaatccccagagagatttcaggaatatgctcagactttaagcagcaggagtttcctctcaggacgacattactgggaagtggagggcaGTAAATCAGGGGAGTGgagggtaggggtggcctatcccagtatagagaggggaGGACGACAGTCTGCAATTGggaataataacaagtcctggtgtttgtacaTGGAAGATAATAACAGATATTCAGTGGTACATGACAGTAGATGGACAGAGTTACCCCACgtcccttcctgcaggagaatcaggatctggttggactatgaggccggacgtctgtcgttttatgagctgagtgagccaatcagacacttacacaccttcactgccacattcactgagccccttcatgctgctTGTTTGGTAGGGTGGGCAGGTACCTGGTTGAAAATCATTATTTAG